Sequence from the Anaerolineae bacterium genome:
CACAGGGTGTCGCCGGTGTACCTCCGATGAGACAAAGGAGAGGGGTAGTTACATGCTGAGAATTCGGTTGCGCCGGGTCGGCGCCAAAGGCAGGCCCGCCTATCGCATCGTCGTCGCCGACAGCCGCTCGCCGCGGGATGGCCGATTCGTCGAGGTCATAGGCTACTACAACCCGCTCACCGACCCGCCTGTCATCGAGGTGCAGGAGGAGCGCCTCGAGTACTGGCAGAGTCAGGGAGCACAGTGCAGCGAGACGGTGAATCGCCTCTTGGTCACCCGTCAGGGTCTGCGGCAAGCG
This genomic interval carries:
- the rpsP gene encoding 30S ribosomal protein S16, coding for MLRIRLRRVGAKGRPAYRIVVADSRSPRDGRFVEVIGYYNPLTDPPVIEVQEERLEYWQSQGAQCSETVNRLLVTRQGLRQAEPTAEAAEPESQAQPEPAAAEDQAQVETEAEPAGPTPVEPEEAPRPEAS